The following coding sequences lie in one Peribacillus frigoritolerans genomic window:
- a CDS encoding thiolase family protein, with the protein MREVVIVEGIRTPVGRRNGVLKDVRPDDLAGEVLKKLIEKAGIDPAIVDDVILGCVSQSGEQAGDIARVAALIAGFPIEVPGTTIDRQCGSSQQAVHFASQAILSGDMDVVVAGGVENMSRVPMGSNYQGAVTSQKYMDHYEVINQGLSAERIADKWGITREDCDQFSVESHAKAIRAQKEGHFNREMISVSGTDKEGNHIEVTEDQGPRDGTTLEVLAGLKPVFQEDGLIHAGNSSQISDGAAALLLMERSKAEELGLKPRFKVLTRVVVGSDPTLMLTGPIPATQKALEKAGLTIDDIDIFEVNEAFAPVPIAWLKETGADPKKLNPNGGAIALGHPLGGSGARLMVSMIHELERTGGRYGLQTMCEGHGMANATIIERLD; encoded by the coding sequence ATGCGGGAAGTGGTTATCGTTGAAGGGATTCGCACGCCAGTAGGCAGAAGGAACGGTGTCTTGAAAGACGTCCGCCCTGATGATCTGGCAGGGGAAGTATTGAAGAAGCTGATTGAAAAGGCGGGCATCGATCCGGCTATTGTCGATGATGTCATTTTAGGCTGTGTTTCACAGTCGGGCGAACAGGCCGGTGATATAGCAAGGGTTGCTGCACTGATTGCCGGATTTCCGATTGAAGTGCCTGGAACGACGATTGACCGTCAATGCGGATCAAGTCAGCAGGCAGTCCACTTCGCTTCCCAGGCCATCTTGTCGGGTGATATGGATGTGGTAGTGGCAGGTGGAGTGGAAAACATGTCACGAGTTCCCATGGGATCTAATTATCAAGGTGCTGTAACAAGCCAAAAGTATATGGACCATTATGAGGTGATCAACCAAGGATTATCAGCTGAGAGAATTGCCGATAAGTGGGGAATAACACGTGAAGATTGTGATCAGTTTTCCGTGGAGAGTCATGCCAAGGCAATACGTGCTCAAAAAGAAGGACATTTTAACCGTGAAATGATATCAGTATCGGGTACTGATAAAGAAGGAAATCATATCGAAGTTACGGAAGATCAAGGCCCAAGGGATGGAACTACTCTTGAAGTACTTGCTGGATTGAAACCGGTTTTCCAAGAAGACGGTTTAATCCATGCGGGGAATTCAAGTCAAATAAGTGACGGTGCTGCCGCTTTATTATTGATGGAACGCAGTAAAGCCGAAGAGCTTGGATTGAAACCGCGCTTTAAAGTGCTTACACGGGTTGTTGTCGGGTCAGATCCCACCCTGATGCTTACGGGGCCGATTCCGGCTACCCAAAAAGCTTTGGAAAAAGCAGGTCTTACAATTGATGATATCGACATCTTTGAAGTGAATGAGGCTTTCGCGCCTGTACCGATTGCCTGGCTAAAAGAAACGGGGGCAGACCCGAAGAAACTGAATCCAAATGGTGGGGCGATTGCCTTGGGTCATCCTCTTGGCGGCAGCGGGGCCAGATTGATGGTGTCAATGATCCATGAGTTAGAAAGGACGGGCGGCCGTTATGGGCTGCAAACAATGTGTGAAGGCCATGGGATGGCGAATGCGACCATCATTGAAAGATTGGACTGA
- a CDS encoding acyl-CoA dehydrogenase family protein, producing the protein MKHPYLSEDHEIFRKSFRKFLEKEAVPHYEQWEEERIIPRSFWVKMGEQGFLCPDLGEDYGGSGVDWGFAVIINEELERVGSGFIGFGLHSDITVPYISAYGNESQKQRWLPRCTTGEIITAIAMTEPGTGSDLANIKTTAILDGDHYIVNGQKTFITNGIHSDLVIVACKTDPNAVPKHKGVSLVVVERDTPGFSRGRKLKKLGLHSQDTAELIFEDCRVPKENLLGEEGKGFNYLMDKLQQERLVVAICAQTASEDMLADTIEYVKGREAFGKSVSQFQNTQFKIAEMATEIKMGRAFLDQLIAKHVAGEQVVTEVSMAKWRLTETARKISIECMQLHGGYGYMEEYKIARRYRDVPVASIYAGTNEIMKKIIAKNMGL; encoded by the coding sequence ATGAAACATCCATACCTAAGTGAAGATCATGAGATTTTCCGTAAGTCATTCCGAAAGTTTTTAGAGAAAGAAGCAGTTCCCCACTATGAACAATGGGAAGAAGAGAGGATCATTCCCCGGTCATTTTGGGTGAAAATGGGGGAACAGGGTTTTTTATGTCCGGACCTAGGAGAAGATTATGGGGGTTCAGGGGTAGATTGGGGCTTTGCCGTCATAATTAATGAGGAATTGGAAAGAGTCGGTTCTGGTTTCATTGGTTTCGGACTTCACAGTGACATCACCGTCCCGTATATTTCCGCATACGGAAATGAGTCGCAGAAACAGCGCTGGCTTCCCAGATGCACGACGGGGGAAATCATTACAGCCATTGCCATGACAGAGCCTGGTACAGGTTCGGATTTGGCCAATATTAAAACGACTGCCATTTTGGATGGAGATCATTACATAGTAAATGGCCAAAAGACATTCATCACGAATGGCATACATTCCGATTTGGTCATCGTTGCCTGTAAAACGGATCCAAATGCCGTTCCGAAACATAAAGGCGTTAGCTTAGTCGTGGTCGAAAGGGATACACCCGGGTTTTCTAGGGGGCGAAAACTGAAGAAGCTTGGTTTGCACAGTCAGGATACAGCGGAGCTCATCTTCGAGGATTGCCGTGTTCCAAAGGAAAACCTGCTTGGTGAAGAAGGCAAAGGGTTTAATTACCTAATGGATAAACTGCAGCAGGAACGACTTGTGGTGGCGATTTGTGCTCAAACCGCATCTGAGGATATGTTGGCCGATACGATTGAGTATGTGAAGGGCAGGGAAGCGTTCGGAAAATCCGTAAGTCAGTTTCAAAATACTCAATTCAAAATCGCGGAAATGGCAACGGAAATCAAAATGGGGCGTGCCTTCCTAGATCAATTGATTGCCAAACATGTGGCTGGTGAACAGGTTGTAACGGAAGTTTCGATGGCAAAATGGCGTTTGACGGAGACTGCCAGAAAAATATCCATTGAATGCATGCAGCTCCATGGCGGCTATGGATATATGGAGGAATACAAGATTGCCAGAAGGTATCGGGATGTTCCGGTAGCGAGCATCTATGCCGGGACAAATGAAATCATGAAGAAGATCATCGCTAAGAATATGGGTCTTTAA
- a CDS encoding 3-hydroxyacyl-CoA dehydrogenase — protein MEIQETIAVVTGGASGLGAATVRNIIKKGGKAVIFDLSEEKGAKMAQELGDSVLFIKTDVTSEESVSVALDEGMKKFGSINTVINCAGIAIAEKVIGRKGTHELKAFSKVVQINLVGTFNVIRLAAEKMVENEPNQEGERGVIINTASVAAFEGQIGQAAYSASKGGIVGMTLPIARELANKGIRVVSIAPGLFHTPMFDSLPDEARSSLGKTVPFPSRLGYPEEYAKLTESIITNPMLNGETIRLDGAIRMSPR, from the coding sequence TTGGAAATTCAAGAAACGATTGCAGTTGTGACAGGAGGAGCTTCAGGTCTTGGAGCCGCGACAGTAAGAAACATCATTAAAAAAGGCGGAAAAGCGGTCATATTTGACCTCTCTGAGGAAAAAGGCGCTAAAATGGCTCAGGAATTGGGAGATTCAGTCCTATTTATTAAAACGGATGTAACAAGTGAAGAAAGCGTATCGGTGGCGTTGGATGAAGGGATGAAAAAATTCGGGAGCATCAATACGGTCATCAACTGTGCAGGCATTGCAATTGCAGAGAAGGTCATAGGCAGAAAAGGTACACATGAATTGAAAGCGTTCTCAAAAGTCGTTCAAATCAATTTGGTCGGTACGTTTAACGTAATCCGGCTTGCTGCGGAAAAGATGGTCGAAAATGAACCGAACCAAGAGGGGGAGCGTGGGGTCATTATCAATACAGCTTCGGTCGCTGCCTTTGAAGGGCAAATCGGACAAGCCGCATATAGTGCCTCCAAGGGAGGGATTGTTGGTATGACTTTGCCGATTGCAAGGGAGTTAGCCAACAAAGGGATACGTGTCGTATCAATTGCACCGGGTCTATTCCATACTCCGATGTTTGATTCGTTACCTGATGAAGCTAGGTCTTCATTAGGGAAAACCGTACCATTCCCATCAAGGCTCGGGTATCCAGAAGAGTACGCTAAACTAACGGAAAGCATCATAACGAATCCAATGCTGAATGGGGAAACCATCAGACTGGATGGGGCGATTAGAATGTCACCCAGGTAA
- a CDS encoding MerR family transcriptional regulator, with product MYTISDLAKEFGLTTRTLRYYEELGMLRPKRTETGKRVYGKKEYAQLKIIMRGKKYGFSLVEIKDIVLLFDKDRTGIKQLEKTIETAGQKLNEINERIKELDGLKQDFEQVIKGFTETLHDLKVNDKTCKR from the coding sequence ATGTACACCATTTCTGATTTAGCAAAAGAATTCGGATTGACGACAAGGACCCTCCGATATTATGAGGAACTTGGTATGCTTAGACCAAAGCGTACCGAAACGGGAAAAAGGGTTTATGGAAAGAAGGAATATGCACAGCTCAAAATCATAATGCGCGGTAAGAAGTATGGTTTTTCGTTAGTGGAAATAAAGGATATCGTCCTTTTATTCGATAAGGATAGGACAGGCATAAAGCAATTGGAAAAAACGATTGAAACTGCAGGACAGAAGCTAAACGAAATAAATGAACGCATTAAAGAGCTGGATGGGTTGAAGCAGGATTTTGAACAGGTAATCAAAGGCTTTACCGAAACCCTTCATGACTTGAAAGTGAACGATAAAACATGCAAGCGGTGA